Part of the Bacillus sp. N1-1 genome, ATGCGTCCGGCACTTCTTGCGGATGTATTTGAGTCGTTCGTTTGTGCTTTGTATCTTGATCAAGGTCTGGAAGTCGTCTTTGAATTTCTTGAGAAGTTTGTTTATCCGAAAATTAACGCCGGTGCTTTTTCTCATGTGATGGATTATAAAAGTCAGCTTCAGGAAGTCATCCAGCGTGAAAGTCTTGGAGTTATTGATTACGTCATTACCGATGAAAAAGGACCCGCACATAACCGAGAGTTCTCTTCGAAAGTTATGTTGAATGGAAATGACCTTGGCGTTGGAGTAGGACGTTCGAAGAAAGAAGCCGAACAAATGGCTGCACAAAAAGCACTTATAAATTTAAAAGAACGTAATGAAAAAGAATCCTGAGCTCAGGATTCTTTTTCATTAGGGTGCTTATTCGACTGTTTAAGAAGCGCGCAATTTTCCTAGTTCAGCTAAAATCGCTTGCATTTCTGCAACGCTGAGCGATTGCTTCTTATTCAGCATGACATAGATTTCATAAATGTCATCATAAGAAGATAAATCGAATGATTCTGGTTTAATCATGCCTGCGTTGATCACTTGCATTTTTTCTTTAATGCCCTCGACCATATACGCCAGGTTTTCTTCTGATTTAATCGTAAGATCCATTAGTTCCACCTGCCTTATTTAATATTCAATGACGACAGATCGCCATGATATGTACCAATCCCTCATGAGCCTAACTAATGTTGTTGGACTAGAAGGTTTTCCTTATTGT contains:
- a CDS encoding DUF1128 domain-containing protein; translated protein: MDLTIKSEENLAYMVEGIKEKMQVINAGMIKPESFDLSSYDDIYEIYVMLNKKQSLSVAEMQAILAELGKLRAS